In the genome of Candidatus Thermokryptus mobilis, one region contains:
- a CDS encoding aspartate aminotransferase family protein, with product MTVFELEKELFFQTYRRLGVHIKYGDGVFLYDYEGRKYLDMLSGIGVNALGYGNEKIKSAIIEQVNRYIHLSNLFFHESQVNLAKLLIQFSGYKKVFFTNSGAEAIETAIKLTRKWGKRFGKNIIVGFSNSFHGRTIGALSLMDRDKYRNGYEPFLPGISVLRYNDIDQLEENINHSVAGVFLEFIQGEGGIIPADKKFVEKIFELREKFGFLVVADEIQSGLWRTGKFFAFEHYGVKPDVVAVAKPLGGGLPLGAVLGNERVADVFSIGTHGSTFGGNPVACSAGCEVIKELSKIVEKINSVGNYLKEKLEGMKLRHPIIKEVRGVGLMIGVELSIECSEIVRELLNKGVIANCTRNNVVRLLPPLIISESEVDFFIEKFDEVLNEIKQQKFKVQI from the coding sequence ATGACGGTTTTTGAACTTGAGAAAGAGCTCTTTTTTCAAACATATAGGCGACTCGGGGTTCATATAAAATATGGCGATGGTGTTTTCCTTTATGATTATGAAGGAAGGAAATATCTTGACATGTTGTCCGGCATTGGAGTAAACGCACTTGGATACGGAAATGAGAAGATAAAGAGCGCGATAATTGAGCAAGTTAATAGGTATATCCATCTTTCAAACCTTTTCTTTCACGAATCACAGGTTAACCTTGCGAAATTGTTGATTCAGTTTTCTGGCTATAAGAAGGTTTTTTTCACAAACAGCGGTGCGGAGGCGATTGAGACAGCAATTAAATTGACAAGAAAATGGGGTAAAAGGTTCGGGAAGAATATCATCGTTGGTTTTTCAAATTCTTTTCACGGTAGAACAATCGGGGCGCTTTCTTTAATGGACAGGGATAAATATCGTAATGGATATGAGCCGTTCTTACCTGGAATTTCTGTGTTAAGATATAACGACATTGATCAACTTGAGGAAAATATAAACCATAGCGTTGCTGGTGTCTTCCTTGAATTTATTCAGGGTGAGGGTGGAATAATTCCAGCGGACAAAAAATTTGTTGAGAAAATTTTTGAGTTAAGGGAAAAGTTCGGTTTTCTTGTTGTGGCTGATGAAATTCAAAGTGGTTTGTGGAGAACGGGAAAATTTTTTGCTTTTGAACATTACGGTGTGAAACCAGATGTCGTTGCAGTAGCAAAACCACTCGGTGGGGGCTTACCCCTTGGAGCTGTCCTCGGAAATGAAAGAGTCGCTGATGTCTTTTCCATTGGAACACATGGTTCAACATTCGGAGGGAATCCAGTCGCTTGCTCAGCTGGATGTGAAGTCATCAAAGAATTGAGTAAAATCGTTGAAAAAATAAATTCCGTTGGGAATTATTTGAAAGAAAAACTTGAAGGGATGAAGTTAAGACATCCAATTATAAAAGAAGTCCGTGGGGTTGGTTTGATGATCGGAGTTGAACTATCAATTGAGTGTTCTGAAATTGTGAGAGAACTTTTAAATAAAGGGGTGATAGCGAATTGCACAAGAAATAATGTTGTGAGGTTATTACCACCACTGATAATAAGTGAAAGCGAAGTTGATTTTTTCATAGAGAAGTTTGATGAGGTTTTAAACGAAATAAAACAACAAAAATTTAAAGTGCAGATATGA